Proteins encoded within one genomic window of Candidatus Scalindua japonica:
- the rpsU gene encoding 30S ribosomal protein S21, translated as MAKIQISENESLREAIRRFKKMCDKEGIINQSKRYAYFEKPSDKRRREASRRIKNIKKAQNPNANIV; from the coding sequence ATGGCAAAGATTCAGATTTCTGAAAATGAGAGCTTGCGTGAGGCAATTAGAAGATTTAAAAAGATGTGTGACAAAGAGGGTATTATAAATCAATCAAAACGTTATGCTTATTTTGAGAAGCCGTCTGATAAACGTCGACGTGAAGCGAGCAGGAGAATTAAAAACATTAAGAAGGCACAGAATCCAAACGCAAATATTGTTTAA
- a CDS encoding TIGR01212 family radical SAM protein (This family includes YhcC from E. coli K-12, an uncharacterized radical SAM protein.) gives MTTVTTQKTWLITHRYFPFSSYLREKFSVKVHKVSIHAGFTCPNRDGLVGVGGCTYCANESFSPNVRETISPITEQIEKGVKYLKKRYGAEKFIAYFQAFTNTYADVDTLKARYDEALSNKEVIGLSIGTRPDCITDEILDLIYSYTKKYHVWVEYGIQSIHDHTLQVVNRGHDYKSFEDAIMLTKKRGNIKICAHVILGLPGEDRNDMMETARTVSAMGIDGIKLHHLYIARNTAMADDYIKGKIKTLKMEEYVSLACDFLEIISPDIVVQRLVGDTHGDFLISPIWNTTKGEVFAAITNELKHRNSYQGSKYTPPFSALPQV, from the coding sequence ATGACTACTGTCACTACTCAGAAAACATGGTTAATAACACATAGATACTTTCCTTTCAGTTCCTATTTACGGGAAAAATTTTCAGTTAAGGTTCATAAAGTTTCAATTCATGCCGGTTTTACATGTCCAAACAGAGATGGATTGGTGGGGGTTGGCGGGTGTACTTACTGTGCTAACGAAAGTTTTAGCCCAAACGTGCGAGAAACCATCTCACCCATAACTGAACAAATTGAAAAAGGCGTAAAATATTTAAAAAAAAGATACGGTGCTGAAAAATTTATTGCTTACTTTCAAGCGTTCACAAATACATATGCAGATGTTGATACGCTAAAGGCCCGATATGATGAAGCGTTGTCGAACAAAGAGGTAATTGGGCTCTCTATCGGGACCAGGCCTGACTGTATTACGGACGAAATACTGGATCTTATTTATAGTTATACTAAAAAATATCATGTATGGGTTGAATATGGTATACAGTCAATTCACGACCATACTTTGCAGGTAGTAAATCGTGGGCATGATTACAAGTCATTCGAAGATGCTATTATGCTCACGAAAAAAAGAGGTAATATAAAAATATGTGCTCATGTAATTCTTGGTCTTCCCGGAGAAGATCGCAACGATATGATGGAAACCGCACGAACAGTTTCCGCTATGGGTATTGATGGGATTAAGCTCCACCATCTGTACATTGCCAGGAACACTGCAATGGCTGATGATTACATTAAGGGCAAAATTAAGACGTTGAAAATGGAAGAATATGTTTCACTTGCCTGTGACTTTTTAGAAATAATTTCTCCGGATATAGTTGTACAGAGATTAGTTGGTGATACACATGGGGATTTCTTAATTTCACCCATATGGAATACAACCAAGGGTGAGGTTTTTGCTGCAATTACCAATGAATTAAAACATCGCAATTCATATCAAGGTTCAAAATACACACCACCGTTCTCTGCGTTGCCGCAAGTATAA